The sequence below is a genomic window from Mugil cephalus isolate CIBA_MC_2020 chromosome 14, CIBA_Mcephalus_1.1, whole genome shotgun sequence.
aaaaacaaaagaaagaatcaaatttatatatatttttttttttgcctgatgAAGTGTTAAATGCCTTCGACCTTCGTCCCCTCAGGTGGCACTGAATTAAAAATCATCCTGTGAAGGACGTTGGCTCAGGGACACTTGGAAAGTCACTGTTAGTCACTACATCTAAAAGTGTGAGTTAAACCTCTACCGCACAAAGCAAACCACCAGAAACACTGGAAAAGTGTGGGGCGTCTACATTTCAGATTGTTTTTGGTTGTGTCATCGGGGCtaaagaagaaaatgactgTTCAGATTGTTGTCAGCACAACAGTGATGTGTAACAGGAACACAATGGAAAGTAACtaattgagttgtggcaacacaacaaaccttgtgaaacattttatagtagttcttaatagctaaacaaattattttaattgtcttattattatttgaaacagcgttttcacatattttgtatgattgtgtcctgtgtttggtttttctgttgttgtacttgctcggctatatagtaaacgAGGCCGATACCTCagtatacttcagagtttaaaataaataaataatgatttgaTAGGTGAGGTTTACACCTCCAGGTGTATTCGGTATCAAACATGACTAGTTCACAAACCAGGAACTGTGATGGCATGAGGTTGTGTTAGTGGCCCATGACATTAATGCTGAGAGGTACATACAGATTTCGGAGTGACATGTGCCGCCATCTAAGCAACGTATTTTTCAAGGACGTCCTTGTTTATTTCAGATTTAACAAAGTGCTAGACATGACCCTGTCTCAGTTTCTGCAACAAGTTGCGGGCATAAATTCAAAATGAGtgaatatttgcaaaaaaacatagaaaaagatcattgtattctgtttttattcacgtTACACAATGACCCAACTTCATTAGAATTGGGGCTTGTATTTAGGGTCTGTACAAAAAGTATTCAGGTGTGGACTTTTTCTTAAATTTACCTGTTTTTAATTCTAATTTTATACAATAAAACTTCCTGTGTGACATAAAGGTTTAAATTAGAGtatgtaataaataattatgcTGTATGTGGGGGGTTACTACATTAGAGAGAaggtttatttttgctgttgtcACACCagtaatattcattcatttgaccACTTTGTGCCTCCATACAGGTAAAGGTGAAGCGTCTTTTTTTAGTCAAAATGTCTCTTAGTGGTAATGCACTCGTCCGATTGTCCCCGTCCCCGTGACCAGGATGTCCGGCTGCCCGTTCCTCCAGATCTCCCTGACGAttcgctccctctcctccagacGCCTggccttctccagctcctcggCCGAGGCGAACACGTTCACGCTCCTCAGAGTGCCGTTGGACTGGCTGCTGCGGTCGCTCAGAGGCTCCACTGTCACTTTCGGGACGTCCGCCTCCACCCCGTCCTCATCTGCGGcgctctcctcctcgtcctcgtcctcgtcctcctcgctGGACTCCTTCAGCTGCCTCCTCTCGGGGGACGGAGGAGGCCTGTTGTGGTGGCGAGTCCTGCAGGTGATGCCGGCGACCAGGAGGCACAGCGCCATGAAGAGCCCGAAACAGACGCCCATCATGAAGTAGAGGGCGAAGCTCTCTGGGTTGGCTGAAAGCACAGCACAAAGACATTTCCTTTACTACCTATAATCGGTGTCTCTTcctttgtttgatgttttggtggttgtctctgtgtgtggccTCCATCTTTGTTGTCAGCCTTGAGCCTAGCGGTAACAGTGTTAAATAGACGTTCTGCAAAGCTAAACTAGCCTAATATTTGGCATAGTCTGTTAGCATTACAGTTCAAAACTGAGGTTggcataaatacataaaaacctAAGTATTGGTTTAGCATAAATGCTCCAAAATTAGGTAAGCATAAAAACTTTTTCAACTTAAGTGAATTTAGCATAAAAAGTAGCCTGGCTAGcataaaatcaatcaatcatatCAATCGTAGGTTAGCATGAACACTTCAACTTAAGTTAGCGTAAAGACTAAAGCCTGAATTTAGCATAAAAAGGAGCCAGGTTAGCCGAAAACGTGACAATCATAGGTTAGCATCAAAACTTCAACTTAAGTTAGCATAAAGACTAAAATTtgaatttaacataaaaatagCCTGGTTAGCATAAAATGTATCAATCATAGATTAGCATCAAAACTTCAACTTAAGTTAGCATAAAGACTAAAATCtgaatttaacataaaaatagCCTGGTTAGCATAAAATGTATCAATCATAGGTTAGCATCAAAACTTCAACTTAAGTTAGCATAAAGACTAAAGTCTGAATTTAGCATAAAAAGTAGCCTGGTTAGCATAAAACGTGACAATCGTAGGTTAGCATCAATACTTCAACTTAAGTTAGCATAAATACTAAAATCTGAAGTTAGCATAAAAAGTAGCC
It includes:
- the eva1bb gene encoding eva-1 homolog Bb gives rise to the protein MEPVKRDMELLSNSMATYAHIKANPESFALYFMMGVCFGLFMALCLLVAGITCRTRHHNRPPPSPERRQLKESSEEDEDEDEEESAADEDGVEADVPKVTVEPLSDRSSQSNGTLRSVNVFASAEELEKARRLEERERIVREIWRNGQPDILVTGTGTIGRVHYH